From the genome of Notolabrus celidotus isolate fNotCel1 chromosome 5, fNotCel1.pri, whole genome shotgun sequence, one region includes:
- the LOC117813076 gene encoding gap junction delta-2 protein, whose protein sequence is MGDWSILGRFLTEVQNHSTVIGKIWLTMLLIFRILLVALVGDAVYSDEQSKFTCNTLQPGCNNVCYDTFAPVSHLRFWVFQIVLVSTPSIFYIVYVLQKITKNGKLEDTEVVHRSSPSLEKDPHIGGDKETIIEDPYICNTEGWSLPGGESEERSGMDEQMREVGKDPTQLSSQVLLIYIIHVLLRSIMEILFLFGQYYLFGFEVPHLFRCETYPCPNKTDCFVSRATEKTIFLNFMFSVSLGCFILNIVELHYLGWIYIFRVLFSACCICCRSNGDAVQQVELYSENNPLLLELKHSLHGRVLLQTTSTVSRDKSSGVPNPAPAISFETDSTLECTSKRNEDEKDHTKTRLQNVARMGRGKKSWL, encoded by the coding sequence ATGGGAGACTGGTCTATTCTTGGCCGCTTCCTAACCGAGGTACAAAACCACTCCACAGTCATTGGCAAAATATGGCTGACGATGCTGCTCATCTTCCGCATCCTGCTTGTGGCCCTGGTGGGGGACGCTGTCTACAGCGATGAGCAGTCCAAGTTTACCTGCAACACCCTCCAGCCTGGATGCAACAACGTCTGCTATGACACCTTTGCTCCGGTCTCACACTTGCGCTTTTGGGTATTTCAGATTGTCCTTGTCTCCACACCTTCCATCTTCTACATTGTGTATGTCTTGCAAAAAATCACCAAGAATGGGAAGTTGGAGGATACAGAAGTTGTGCATAGGTCCTCACCTTCTCTTGAGAAGGACCCGCACATAGGGGGAGATAAAGAGACAATAATAGAAGATCCTTATATCTGTAACACTGAGGGATGGAGCTTACCTGGAGGTGAAAGTGAGGAAAGGAGTGGAATGGATGAACAAATGAGGGAGGTGGGAAAGGACCCAACCCAGCTCTCCAGCCAAGTTCTCCTTATCTACATCATTCATGTTCTCCTACGCTCCATCATGgagatcctcttcctctttggaCAGTATTACCTGTTTGGATTTGAAGTTCCTCACCTTTTCCGCTGTGAGACCTACCCCTGTCCTAACAAGACCGACTGCTTTGTGTCCCGAGCCACAGAGAAGACCATCTTTCTCAACTTTATGTTCAGTGTCAGCCTGGGATGCTTCATTTTGAATATTGTTGAGCTGCATTATCTGGGCTGGATTTACATTTTCAGAGTCCTGTTCTCCGCATGCTGCATATGTTGTCGGTCAAATGGAGACGCTGTGCAGCAGGTGGAACTGTACTCTGAAAACAACCCGCTGTTGCTTGAGCTCAAACACTCTTTGCATGGCAGAGTGCTGCTGCAGACCACCTCCACAGTGTCCCGGGACAAGAGCAGTGGTGTACCAAACCCGGCCCCGGCCATCTCGTTTGAGACAGACTCTACATTGGAGTGCACATCCAAAAGAAACGAGGATGAAAAGGATCACACGAAGACTAGACTGCAAAATGTGGCTAGAATGGGGAGAGGCAAAAAATCATGGCTATAA